The nucleotide sequence GACGATCGAAAGGCGACGGGTCCTCAATGAAGGGAGCGTTCCCTCCCCCCTTGCGGGGGAGGGGCAGGGAGGGGGGTGCCCTGCGCATCGACGCCATTGCCTGATCCCGGATCATCGCGACGACGCCTTCAAGATTGCCGAGCACCTCGGCATTGGTGAACCGCAGCACGTCAAACCCCTGCGCCTTGAGCCAAGCATCGCGAACCTCATCGCGGCGCTGCCGGGAGGCAAAATCGTGGCTTTCTCCGTCAAGCTCGACGATCAGGCGCGCGGCGTGGCAGACGAAGTCGACGATGTAGGGACCGATCGGCGTCTGGCGGCGGACGCCAAGACCCTCGACCCGATGGGCCTTGAGATGCCGCCACAGCAACGTCTCGGCGCGCGTCATGGTCCGCCGCAACACTCTGGCGCGCGTGCGCTGGCGGTCGCCTACCTGCTCGTGCGGCATCGTCACCCCCCTCCCTGACCCTCCCCCGCAAGGGGGGAGGGAACCTGCGCCACGTGCCGGCTCACGGCATTGTCCCGCATCCCGATCCAAGAAACCGCGCCGGTTGCCTGCCACCGCCATCACAGCAGCATGGAAAACGGCAGATAGAGAAACACGAACAGCGTCAGCGCGATGGCCGCGCTGTTGGCGCGTCGGTTGAGCTCGCGCTCATAGACCAGTTCGAGCAGCAGCTCCTTGATGTAGGCGTCCTCGTCGTACTCGCCGTGCTCCACTGCTGGCGGGCGGATACAGCGCAGGCAGATGATGGCGACGAACAGGTAACAGACGATGGTGACGTAGAGCACCGTCTCCTGGAACTCGGAGGTGATGTCGGACGCCGCTGTGACCCCGAGCGCAGCGATCATCATCGAGACATGGGTCAGGATGCCGGTGGCCTGGACGTCGATCTGATCGACCGCCTGGCGAATGGCGCCGAGTTCAGTCGGCTGCGTGTGGCTGCGGCGGATATTGACGAGAAAGCGCTGCAGCGTCGCGGTATCCCACCCCTTGAGCAGGAAGGCCTTGAGCCGGTCATCCACCACGTCGATGAGGTCGATCAGGCGCACGGGCGGCCTCCAGCCTAGGCGCTCAATCCACCCGCCAGCGTCGGGAAATCGAGCGGGCGGAAGCCGTAGTGCTTCAGCCAGCGCACGTCGGCCTCGAAGAAGGCGCGCAGGTCCGGCAGGCCGTACTTCAGCATGGCGATGCGGTCGATGCCCATGCCCCAGGCGAAGCCCTGGTAGACGTCGGGATCGATGCCGCAGTTCCGCAGCACGTTGGGGTGAACCATGCCGCAGCCGAGGATTTCCAGCCAGTCCTCGCCCTCGCCGAACCTGATCTCGTCCTTGCCGCGCCGGCACTGGATGTCGACCTCCATGGACGGCTCGGTGAACGGGAAGAACGACGGCCTGAACCGCATTTTGACGTCGGGCACCTCGAAGAACGCCTTGCAGAACTCCTCCAGGATCCATTTGAGGTGGCCGAGGTGGCTCCCGGTGTCGATCACCAGGCCCTCGACCTGATGGAACATCGGGGTGTGGGTCTGGTCGGAGTCGCAGCGATAAGTGCGGCCGGGGCACACCACCCGGATCGGCGGCTTTGAGCTCAGCATGGTGCGGATCTGCACCGGCGAGGTGTGGGTGCGCAGCAACAGCCGCGAGCCATCGGGCTTGGGATTGAAGAAGAAGGTGTCGTGCATCTCCCGCGCCGGGTGTCCGACGGGGAAGTTGAGCGCCGTGAAATTGTGCTGGTCGGTCTCGATGTCCGGCCCTTCGGCAATCCTGAAGCCCATGTCGGCGAAGATCGCGGTAATCTCGTCCGTCACCTGGCTGATGGGGTGGATGCGCCCAAGCTCGGCCGGCGGCTCGCGCAACGGCAGCGTGACGTCGACCCGCTCGGCGGCGAGGCGCTGGCTGAGCGCGGCGTCCTTCAATGCGGCCTTGCGCGCGGCAAGGGCGGCGGTGACGCGCTCCTTGAGGCCGTTGATCAACGGGCCGTTCGCCTTGCGCTCATCCGGACTCATCTTGCCGAGCGAGGCGAGCTGAGCCGACACCGAGCCCTTCTTGCCGAGCGCGGAGACACGGACGGCCTCCAGCGCCGCCTCGTCGCTCGCTGCGGCGACGGCGTCGAGAATCGAGCGCTCGAGGCTGTCGAGCGCGTCGGACGAACGGGTGGTGTCGGTCATGGCATTCCCTCGGATCGGGCGGTCGGTTCTGCCTCGGGTCGATACGACCCTGGCATGCGGCCCGGCGAGGGAAAAGCGAGCCCGCGTCGGGCCGGGCGGGGACGAATCCCCGCCGGCAGGCGGCCTCGGAAAGGCTGGGGTCCCTCCCCTCGTGGTCCCCATCCGACATTTGCACCCCGCTGGGGCAACTCGCGAGCAAATGTCGGATCAGGGGAGGGACAGGTGCGTTACGCGGCGAGCGCGGCCTTGGCCTTCTCGGCCAGCGCCTTGAACGCCTCCGGCTCGCGGATCGCGAGGTCGGACAGCACCTTGCGATCGATCTCGACCCCGGCCTTGCCGAGCCCGTCGATAAATCGCGAATAGGTCAAATCGATACCCGTCGCACGCACCGCCGCGTTGATGCGCTGGATCCACAGCGCGCGGAACGTCCGCTTGCGGTTCTTGCGGTCGCGATAGGCGTACTGCATCGCCTTCTCGACCGCCTGCTTGGCGATGCGAATGGTGTTCTTGCGGCGCCCGAAATAGCCCTTGGCAGCCTTCAGCACCTTCTTGTGCTTGGCATGGGCGGTGACACCGCGCTTGACGCGAGCCATGGCCGATCTCCTTCGATTTTCTTTAAGGAAAGCCCGGGCGATCAGCCGTTGGGCAGGAAGTACTTCTTGATGTTATCGCCGTCGGTCTTGAACAGCACCGTCATGCCGCGATGCTCGCGGATGGTCTTGTTGCTGCGCTTGATCATACCGTGGCGCTTACCGGACTGGGTGTACTTGACCTTACCCGTTCCGGTGATCTTGAAGCGCTTCTTGGCGCCAGACTTGGTCTTCAGCTTGGGCATTCAGCTCTCCATGCGCGCGGCAATCTGGCCCCAACGAGGGCCGGCCACGCTCTTGATGTTGCGTGAGCAAACCGAAACCGCCGCGGCAGCCCATACAGCCGGGCGGTTCGAAGGGCGGGGTCTTACACCAAGGCCCCCGGGGGCGCAACTGGGACTGCGCCATCACCGGCGCTGCTTGGTTCGACGCAAAAGGCCCGGACGGGGCCGGGCCTGCGCGGGAGAATGCACTCGATCCGGCGTCTCAACGCGGCGCCAGGATCATGATCATCTGCTTGCCTTCCATCTTGGGGTCCTGCTCAACCTTGGCGAGCGGCCCAACTTCCTCCTTCACCCGGTCGAGCAGCCTGGCGCCGAGATCCTGGTGCGCCATCTCGCGACCGCGGAAGCGAAGCGTCACCTTGACCTTATCGCCTTCCTCGAAGAAGCGCTTCATCGCCTTCATCTTGACGTCGTAGTCATGGTCGTCGATGCCGGGCCGGAGCTTGATCTCCTTGACCTCGACGATCTTCTGGTTCTTGCGGGCCTCGGCAGCCTTCTTCTGCTCCAGAAACTTGTATTTTCCGTAGTCGAGAATCTTGCAGACCGGAGGGCTCGAATTGGGCGCGACCTCGACCAGGTCGAGCCCGGCTTCCTCGGCCAGCTTCAGGGCCTCGAACGTCGGGGTTACCCCGAGGTTGGAGCCGTTCTGGTCGATCAGCTGCACTTCGCGGATGCGGATCTCGCGGTTGACGCGCGGCCCATCCTTGGGCGGGACCGGCAACGGTTTCATCGGACGGCGAATGGCAGGTGTCTCCTCTAGCTGTTTCGGGCGGTCGGTTTCAGTCGGTCGCCTCGGGCAGTCGGTGGCCGGTGTCCGGCAGAGCCGGTACGACGGCGCACCATCGCCGCGGGCCGGGTGAAGATTGGGACTCTTGGAAGGGAAGTCAATTCTTCAAGAATGACTTCGTTTACGCTTTCTGCTTTCCGGCGGGCCCGCCGGCACACGCCTCTGCCACCACCTCCCGATACAGTGCCAGCGTCTTGCTGGTGAAGATGTCGTGCGAAAAGCTCCCGCGCACCCAGGTGCTGGCGCGCCGGCTCAACGCGGCATAGTCATCCGGCGCCAACCGCAGCACGCGGTCGATCGCCTCGGCCAGGGCTTCGGGGTCGCCAGCTTGGACATTGTAGCCGGTGATCTCGCTCTCGGGCACCCGCGGCGTTGCCCGTACCACTTCGGTGCCGGAGCCGACGTCGGACACCACCACCGGCACGCCCATCGCCTGCGCCTCCAGGATGGCGCGCTGCAGCCCCTCGCTCTCCACCGCCGCCGACACCGCCACCCGCGACAGCGCGTAGGCCGCCGGCATGTCCTCGCAGTGGCCGATGAAGCGGACGTGGTCGTTGAGGCCAAGGTTGCCGACCAGCGCCACCATCTCGTCGTGGTAGCGGCTCCGGCCCTGGTCGTCGCCGGCGCAGATGCCGACCAGATTGTCGCGACCGCCCTCCACCAGACGGTGGATGGCGCGGATCAGGACGTGGTGGCCCTTGCGGTGGACCAGGCGGCCCGGCAGCAGCACCACCTCGGCGCCCTCCGCCAGGCCCCAGGCCGTCGCCAACGCCGCCTTGCGCGCCGCCGTCACCGCGGCGGGGTCGAAGATGGTGAGGTCGACGGCGCGGTGGATGGTGACGGTGCGGGCGTCCGGGATGGCGTAGCGCTGGCGGATCACCGCGGCGGTCTCGTCGCCGACCGCGATCACCCGCGCGCCGCGCACCACGCCGGAATTGTAGAGGTTCTTGAGGCCGGACTGCTCGCGGTAAATGGTGTGGTAGGTGCCGATATAGGGAATGCCGGTGAGCTTGGAGGCGATCAGCGTGCTCCAGGACGGCGCCCGCGAGCGCACGTGCAGCACGTCGACCCGCTCCTTGCGCGCCAGCGCGGCGAGCTTGAAGCCGTTGGCGATGATGGCAATCGGGTTCTTGGAGGCGACG is from Blastochloris viridis and encodes:
- a CDS encoding endonuclease domain-containing protein; amino-acid sequence: MPHEQVGDRQRTRARVLRRTMTRAETLLWRHLKAHRVEGLGVRRQTPIGPYIVDFVCHAARLIVELDGESHDFASRQRRDEVRDAWLKAQGFDVLRFTNAEVLGNLEGVVAMIRDQAMASMRRAPPSLPLPRKGGGNAPFIEDPSPFDRPSQTDGDTPAPEAGNGSCITADRHEIRQ
- the pheS gene encoding phenylalanine--tRNA ligase subunit alpha; translated protein: MTDTTRSSDALDSLERSILDAVAAASDEAALEAVRVSALGKKGSVSAQLASLGKMSPDERKANGPLINGLKERVTAALAARKAALKDAALSQRLAAERVDVTLPLREPPAELGRIHPISQVTDEITAIFADMGFRIAEGPDIETDQHNFTALNFPVGHPAREMHDTFFFNPKPDGSRLLLRTHTSPVQIRTMLSSKPPIRVVCPGRTYRCDSDQTHTPMFHQVEGLVIDTGSHLGHLKWILEEFCKAFFEVPDVKMRFRPSFFPFTEPSMEVDIQCRRGKDEIRFGEGEDWLEILGCGMVHPNVLRNCGIDPDVYQGFAWGMGIDRIAMLKYGLPDLRAFFEADVRWLKHYGFRPLDFPTLAGGLSA
- the rplT gene encoding 50S ribosomal protein L20 gives rise to the protein MARVKRGVTAHAKHKKVLKAAKGYFGRRKNTIRIAKQAVEKAMQYAYRDRKNRKRTFRALWIQRINAAVRATGIDLTYSRFIDGLGKAGVEIDRKVLSDLAIREPEAFKALAEKAKAALAA
- the rpmI gene encoding 50S ribosomal protein L35, with translation MPKLKTKSGAKKRFKITGTGKVKYTQSGKRHGMIKRSNKTIREHRGMTVLFKTDGDNIKKYFLPNG
- the infC gene encoding translation initiation factor IF-3, translating into MKPLPVPPKDGPRVNREIRIREVQLIDQNGSNLGVTPTFEALKLAEEAGLDLVEVAPNSSPPVCKILDYGKYKFLEQKKAAEARKNQKIVEVKEIKLRPGIDDHDYDVKMKAMKRFFEEGDKVKVTLRFRGREMAHQDLGARLLDRVKEEVGPLAKVEQDPKMEGKQMIMILAPR
- a CDS encoding glycosyltransferase family 4 protein, whose protein sequence is MEQPGHETAGPNGRLTVMQIIPALESGGAELGTVQVAEALTAAGHRALVVSRGGRMETPIVACGAELIRLDVASKNPIAIIANGFKLAALARKERVDVLHVRSRAPSWSTLIASKLTGIPYIGTYHTIYREQSGLKNLYNSGVVRGARVIAVGDETAAVIRQRYAIPDARTVTIHRAVDLTIFDPAAVTAARKAALATAWGLAEGAEVVLLPGRLVHRKGHHVLIRAIHRLVEGGRDNLVGICAGDDQGRSRYHDEMVALVGNLGLNDHVRFIGHCEDMPAAYALSRVAVSAAVESEGLQRAILEAQAMGVPVVVSDVGSGTEVVRATPRVPESEITGYNVQAGDPEALAEAIDRVLRLAPDDYAALSRRASTWVRGSFSHDIFTSKTLALYREVVAEACAGGPAGKQKA